AAAGTTCCGGTTAAATTCACATACgagcactcatcactaaccaatcCAATGTTTTTGAACTTTCTTTTCATTAAATCTTGCACTGGGCGAGACAAAGAATGAGGTTTTCTGAACATTCAGACTGTAGTTTCACTACGTGCTGCCAGAGTGTGAGGCGAGTGAGGCGAGAGCTCATTATAATATTCATGGGGCATCTCTTGTGGAGGATGATGCTGAGTATGACCATTGCTGCTGACACTGCTgtgtccactactaccaccatagcTACTGAAACGTCCTGGCTCTAGTACTGGCACTCCTACAGTCTGCTGAGGGTGTATGCGGCGTCCAGCATACATCTGAGCACGTGCATTCATCATGTGATATTCAGGATTGTCCATGCCCACCCACTGCTGACCAGCTGTTCCATTGGGTCCCTTAAATCCACGGATCTGGTTGTGATCATTTCTGCGTCCATCTGCAATATTAAACACAACTTGGTAAGTTAATTCACTTTTATAGCACTCGTTAGACTATGATAAACAAGaatacaatatactgtatatgaaaaaTAAATCAAATGTGCATTGAATGATCCAGGGAGACAGTCACTTTCCCCCATTATGTCTCATGGCAATTTTATTGAATACTAAATGCCCATCCATTTTCCCTTCACTCTTTTTCAGCACCACTGAACCCTCTAACCTACATCATTTAGGCCGTACATCACCCTAATCATAATAATACTATAATGGTGAATTTGTGTGTTTCTGTGTAGACGATTTCAGAGTAGAGTACAAGAAAAAATACAGCCAAAGCTTATGGTAGTAATTAAGCTGATTACAAGAGCAATTTCTAATACCCTGCTTAACTAATTattgcaagtaattatcaaaaactaattatatatatagtgGAACCTCGGTTTTCAAATTTTTCAGTTCTTGAGCTCAATTTCTTCGAAAATTTTTTTACTCTGTACTCGAGGTTTGCCTCGGTGCTTAAGTTTGTTGATACACCTATGGGCCGACTGAGTATGTGGCGTGCTTCAGTACCAATGTCTCCCGCCTAGTGACGACCTAGTTGAAACAGCTGCCTAATGAACATTAACTTGATATACTGTATTAACACTATCACTGTCCCGGTGGGCGACCCAGATTGCACCGGAAAATAGGCCGAGCATTGCCGGTGAGCATGCAACCCAATGTCAAACTCTTTCACTTACAACGTTTATGCTTAATAATAAGACTAAGCAAAACTTTAAGCATGACACCGTTTGCGTCATCACGCAAACTGTATGTACAGTATTGTTTTAATGATGTTGAGAACGTCTTCAGCGAGCGAAAGTTTTAAGAGGCTAATAAAAATGTACAAAATCTAGCCAAATGTTTAAGACATGTAACATTAATAATCATGATGAAACAGTGGGAGTAAGTGTTTATTTTTCAAGTCTTATTTAATTACTTACTTTTAGGTGAATTTTTTCATTGTACAGTAATATGAAGCAAATGGCAGCCAAAATTTTTGGTAATCAATAGTGCTGCACTAATTCCAAATGTACCCCAAAATCCCTATTACTAAATAAACTTACCTGGAGCATCAGCCATTAGGTCCATATAATGTTGATGTGAAGGACCCACTGTGGCTAAACCTGATGGTTGGGGTGATGGCATCAAGTAGTCGTCCTCATCAACAGGGAGATCAAGCCGGAGATCCCCAACCCACCCGTAGCTGGGCGCTGATTGGGGTGGTCCATGACCATTAAAGCAATCATCATCACCAACATCTGCAACACACTTCAATTAAAGGCATGTTCCCCCTAGGCCCCCCACCCCACATGCATTATTAAAACACTGACTCAATGAAACTATAGCAGTTGGCAGTGTAAGGGGGAATGCATAATATCAAACAAGAGTGTTTTAAAGttatgctggtgtgtgtgtgtgtgtgtgtgtgtgtgtgtgtgagtgtgtttatttCAGCAACCTAGGTTTCTTTTACTTGTGTTTACAATCATGCAAACCACAGAACAATACTTGGATAAGATTTTGCTAGCTCAAAAATGCATTTCAAAATCATAAATATTAACTACCATTAACAGAAGAAGAAGTGCAAGAGCAGATGTAGTTGGAGCAACACAAGTGAAGGCAGGTCAGTGCCAACTGAAGTaataagatgtacacgcaaacaaACGGTTACTAAAGTACTCTCAAGCTACTTCATTAAGCTTCAGAACAAAGGATGCATATTCTACTTAGAATTATTAGGTATCGAAATTTGTTTAACTATAACATGCTAGCATAAATATCTAAATAATTAGCCATAAAAGTCAGCTGAACGTTGCCAAGTCATTTTATGCAAGTAACTGCACTCATATGTTTACTTATaaaattttcattataaaaaaacATGAAGAAAACTATTTTTAACAAGCACCCTCAGATAAATTATTAAACAAACTTATCTCTGTGTACCCTCTAGTACTCAATCAAACATACCATCAATGAGCACCCTATAATACTCCACCAAACATGCCATCATTGAGTACCCTCTAATACTCCACCAAACTTGCCATCAATGAGCAAGCACCCTCTAATACTCCATCAAACATACCATCAATGAGCACCATCTAATACTCGGCCAAATGTACCATCAATGAGCACCCTCTAATACTGTACCAAACATACCATCAATGAGTACCCTCTAATACTCGACCAAATGTACCATCAATGAGCACCCTCTAATACTCGACCAAACATAACATCAATGAGTACCCTCTAATACTCGACCAAACATATCATCAATGAGTACCCTCTAATACTCGCCCAAATGTACCATCAATGTGCATCCTCTAATACTCCACCAAACATACCATCACCGAGCACCCTCTAATTCTCCAGTGAACATACAGCAAATATATTAGTTCTCTTAATCATCATTAACATTGTAAGTGGTTATTCTGTCTCCCAATAGTAAACCTTGTGCAGATACAATGTAAACCTTATCAATTTTAAACCTGGCACTGACTTTCAAGACTTGACTTAGCTGATTTTTAACACACACTTAAGTACTGTACTACAAGGTCAGCAATGCAAAGAACAATAAGTTAAGTGGTGCAACAAATAACAAAAGCATGTGGCGCCAAGGTGCACTAGAGACACACCTTTACCTAGCATCTTGAGCGGATCGGAGCAGTAGCGTGAAGTAAGAGAATCGCCTCGTGGCCTCTGTCCTGGAGATCCTACGGCTCCAGCCTCTAAATGTGCATATTTCCTCTCTCTCTGTAGATTATGACGGTTCTGGGGAGATTCTGCTCTTCCTGATATATATTCTGCACCAACACCCAAGGTATACCCTCCTGCAGTCTTCTTGACTGGAGTTGTGGGGtcagaagttgaagttgaggaggtggtggtagtacctGTCACACCTACACTTCCACTGCCATACTTAGGTTGTAAATATTCTTCTGCAGCCATCACAATGCCTTCACCCTCGATGGCTGATGACAATGAGCGGATCAATTCTCTTTCATCTTGTGGCGTATAAGATGGCAACCGCATCAGTTTATCTCCTGGTATCACCAGGAATCGGCCAGGGTCTCTTGCCATCTTGGCAAATTCCTCAGCCAGCTCACGAAAGCTCGGGCGACTTTCAGCATCCAACATCCAGCAGCGAATCATGAGCATGTAGACATCAATTGTGCATATAGCTGGCTGGGGTAAACGTTCGCCTTTTTCTAAAAGGTCAGGTACTTCTCGTGCAGGGATATCTTCATAGGGCCTCCCACCATATGCTAATATCTCCCATACTGTCACACCTGTACAAAGAAAAAAATGGTTAAAACAGACAAACAGATATTGTTTTATCCCTCagtgcatatataaatacatatcacAATACTTTATTGTATAAGATGACTTACCAAAAGCCCAAACATCAGACTTGTGTGTGAAGATTCTATGCTGTATACATTCAAGGGCTAACCACTTGATGGGCATCTTTCCTCCAGCTGCTTTGTACTCGTCTTCATTGTAGTCCAAAAGTTTGGCTAAACCAAAGTCAGTGATTTTAACACAATTTGGAGTCTGTACTAAGACATTTCTTGCTGCAAGGTCACGATGCACAAGACGCCGGTCTTCAAGATATGCCATTCCACGTGCAATTTGGGTACACCAATTTAAGAGCGGTTTGGATCCAATCTTAAATGAGAAACATTTATATTTTAAGATTTTAAAGTTTTCATTTTCCTATAAAATAAGCAAATAAAAAGtactttacagtacagtatactatTATGTGTATAGTCTTTGGTCTTCGGACAGGACAGTAACTGGCATTGTGTAAAAATAGTTAAATTTGTTATTTTCTAAAAGTTAGTGTAAATTGCAAGACTGGGTAGAAGAAAACATGGTGTGTGTGAGAAAATGTGGCATTTATGTAAACAAAAGAGGAAAACTGGCAGTAAGAGTAAATGACTTGGCATTTATCAGCCAATTTACATAATGTAGAGTAATGTACATTATACCCAACCTATGACATGGCTGATGTACTACTGTTTGCATAATAATAAGTATAAAATTAAAATGAAGTTgcttcattattattattctatCAAAATTACAATGAAATGACTATTTTGTTTCATGGTATTTTTTGAATAATCTATAAAACTCTGTTCCGTACAACACTTTCCTAATTTTTCCGAGAAACATTCCCACTCCATGATGTGGTATGTATGGCAATATTAGTAATGACGATCACTAGTCACTAAATCTAACCAGCTTACCTTGTCTTTGTTATTGCGGACATAATCCAAGAGGCAGCCAAGGGGCATGAGCTGTGTGACCAGCATAATCTGAGTGGTCATGCACACAGCCAGAAGCTGGAGAAGGTTTGGATGGTCCACAGAAGCCATGATGTACGCTTCTTCCAGAATCTCCTTGTTAACATTAGTTCCAGTTCCTGGATGTGTAAGTGAAAGAACATCTTTGTCATAACATTTGGGAGTCTCAGAatgtgtatacagtactgtaataataTTTGGCATTACCGTATCTCTCAATCATCTGTGCATCTGGCTGATAAATACATCAGCCAGATGCacattatttattataaacagTGTCTTGCATTTATTAAAATTATAAATACAGCATATACAGTATAACAAAATTAAATGCAGAAATTTGGCAAACTTGTCAATAAAAAAATacagatggtaggcctacttttatgGATTAAAAAACCCCACCGAAGATGTCCTATAAACTCTTGTAAGCTTGtccaacagttttttttttttttgctccatTTCATTAAAGGTAAAAGTATGATTGCTAAAGCTTGAGTACAAAATAATGGAACAATCTCCACGGTATTCCAGAAAATTTAAGCATGCCCAATATTAGACAAGAATAACTTAAAATGGTAACTAGTCACACAAAAAATACAAACTATATTCTACTCAAAATGTAAACACAAGTACTCTTCATGATTAAgaccatattaaaaaaaattgtagctTGGGTAATAATTCTTGTCAAAACAAAATTAAATACAAAATACTAGTGCAGTAATTGGTTCAGGTTACTGACCGGCAGTACTGTACCTTATTTACAATCCACTGTTTTAACATCAACTCCTGGTCATGTTGTTCTTCATAGTTTATTTAGTTATCTTTGTCTTTACTTTTAAGAAAGCATATGAATGGAGACATTGGCTTATATTATGAAACACCTGTGCTATAATTTTCTCAAATACTGCATGGAGTATATTAATAAAAAATGTGAATAATAAAATACAAACACTAGCCACTAGTTGGTGCTATCAAACTGAACTTTGTTATACGGAAGGAAGTTTCTGATTCTGAGATTATAAACACTATTAGTCAAGCTACTGACCAATTATAAATGTTCTATTTAATTTTTAAGAAGAAAATATTCAAGATGGTTATGAACTCGAGATCAATTTACCATATCTAATGTTTGGTTAGTCTTCTAATAACCTCGAAATAGTTGCAATTATGCAAGGTTTACACATTCTTCCTTTATGCAAACAAGTTTTAAATACAGTAAAGTATTTTATGTTCAAACACTTTAAATCAAGCTGTTAATCAGTTCAAATTCATTAGTTTCTAATTCATACAATTTTCAGCTGTGAAACCCCCTATAGAATTAATCCTTAATGTACAGCTTAATTCAATTAATGCATGCAAATGCAAGTACACATCATAAATCATGCTCAAAACTATTCACTAACATACCTTCTCGCAAAACCTTGATAGCCACAGGAATCTTGACATTTTCTCCCTCTGGAACCCAGACACCCTTATACACAGTCCCAAAAGCACCATAGCCCAGAATTCCACCCTTGCGCAGCTCAGCCTCCTTCACGATTCGCAGTTTAGCCAAATTTGGttttatgttggtgggcttgaggGGCTCATTGTCGTCATAGGGCATCATGGTCATAGTCATCTTGAGTGCCGCCTCTTTGGTTTTGTTGCGCTGCCACCACAAGTAGCAGAATACTGCCAGGAAGGTGCACAGCAGAAACACACAGCCAAGAGTCCCTCCCAAGATAGCTGGGATGCTCTCGTCGTCCCTGTCAGTAATGTAGCTCATTATGTCCTGTGCTTATGTATTACTGACTTGTATGTTTGGTCAGTTATAGTATGTGCTGTCATTTGTTTACAAAATTGATAAATAATTTGCTATATTCTCAAATAATATAACAAGATgatattttttattaatatatacatagtaCTATACTTATTTTCGTACTTTTTGTTTCCCTAATTacagtattttattaaatatatttaaatttaattatttCTGAACCACCAAAACCTAAATGGATACAGATGAATAAATGCAGATACAGTACAACCACATATGGTTTTATCTACATGTATTTAGTTTCTTTTTAAAACTACTTTTAATAAAATATCTAAATCTGAACTGACATTGAATAAAGAACTCAAAATGAACCAATAGTTGCTAAAGTTGGCCACTTTTACACTTTCTTATTTTGTTTACTTATTCTTATGACAATTAAAATTGCATTTCCTTAAATAAATGAACAACTTACATTGGGAGTGGCAGTGGGTCCTTGCCACAGTAAGGATCAGAGGCATCTTCTGGAAAGATCTTGTAAGGCAGTTCAGATGGGCAGAAAGCAGTGCAGGTGAACTTTGTGTTGTTCATACCAGGCTCCCCATCCAGGTAGATCCTGTAGTTGCGACACGTCTGGCACTCTGACTCCAGCGGCCCAGAACACCCATTGGAACATTCTGATGAGCActgtgtttatggaggaggaaaTTAAATGATTAATGAGAGAATTTACTTAAAACCTTATGAATTGGTGCACACACAAATTAAATTATAGACACAGAGCAGGAACAGGAAAGATGGCCAATTGTGCTAGAATTTTATTATTGTTAAAACTTATATAGTAATAATGTCTTTCAAGGCATGAAATAAATTTAAAAAGAAAGGAATAACTTACCTTGAAGCACTCGTGGAGCTTTTCATCAGCATAGTGGTCTTGGGGACACTCGTCCTCACAGTgctctcccctcctgtagctcaCACACTCATGGCATACACTAATGTGGAAGCCATAGGCTGTGCAGTTTTTGCAGCGCGGGTGACAGCGTCGACAGATGGTCTTCCCTGCTAGTCTTCTCAGGTCTCCAGTTTCCTGATGCACCACCCACTCAGAGAAATACCCATTAGGGCAGGATTcattttcagacagacagtattgcACCTCCAGGTCCCCATTGATCACAGCTTTCTTGCATGATGTACACCCATGTTTTCCTATGGTATTTTCAGGACCATTACACCCACCAACACAGTTTTCATGACATAACCTACACTCACCGTTATCATTATATTTGGTATCTGGGCATCTCTCCACACAGTACGGTCCATCTTTCACATTCTCGCATTGGTTGCAGTGGCTGGAATCTGGTCCATGACAACTACTGGCACATTCTTCGTGACAGAAACCACATACTTTTTTATCGATCTGGTAAATTCCAGAAATGTTACAGTTGTTAAGGCATCGTTCACCTAACTTGAAGTTTCTACACGACAGGCACTCATTTTCACCGGTACCCCAGCATCCCTCATCACTACACTCGTTGTGACACACCAAGCCCTCAGCCATACATTGCTCACTGTCTGCATTGTTCTGCAACAGTGTCAGTGAGTTTGCCTTAGTGTCGTCCCCATTACCGATGAATTTTTTCCAGTTTATCTTCTCTATAAAAcatagttctttattttccagaaTACAAACTTTCCCAGACCGAATTCTATTTAATGACCTAAGATTAAGACTCTTAAGTGACGTTTTGATGATATATAGAGAGGAGAAATATTCTGTTAGGACCCGACCACCAATCACCTCCAAGTTCCTCAAGAAGGAGAGATTAGTAAACTCTGGATGTGTTGCCTGAATGTTGATATAACCTGTCACTTCCTTGAGTGTGCTGAGCACCTCCAGCTTTGATGGGTGCATCCTCGGGTACTTCTCCCCAAAAGTATAATTAGGAAACACGTTCTGGTACCCATCAAAGGAGTGATCCATGATGGTGAGGGAGCCATCAAAAATTGTACACCCTTTGAAAGTATCGATATTTCCAGCATTTATAAACTTATCTCCTGGGCAGGTCTTGGGACATGGCCCACTGCAAGGCACACACTCGCCATCCACAGCCTTCTTTCCCTTTGGACAGGATCTGACACAGGCTCCATTGTCCTTCAGCAGGTGTTCTGGGCAGTTCTTCACACAAGTGGCCCCATAAGCATACTTGCCATTAGGGTTTGTCTCCCATGAGTATGTGATGGTGTTATAGCGTTGCATCGGTGGACACTCGAGCTTGCATTCCCCGTCATCATAAAAGTTGCCGCAggcctggtgaaaggagaagaggttTAGTGGATGCCACAATACAAGAGGCAATTATACAGAAACACTGGTGTGGGGAGGCAATGCAAGAGGCAATAATGCAATACTGATATGTGGTGATGGAAAATGCAATATATAACACTGGTGTGGGGAGGAGAGGCAATGACAATAACACTAGCACCTTAAACAGTTGAGGGGTAGAAATACTATATAGTTGAGGGTAAATAGCTACTCTAttattttgagatgtattttattatctcaataaactAGCTTGAACTTGAATACTGTGTGGGAAGAGAGAATTATCAAGGTTACTTGATCATTACTAGTGCAAGAacagaaccctgtggtactctgctagtaacattcttccagtcagatacattgtctgatTGTTGACCGATTGACCATTATGAGGCtaataatctgacactgaaaaggtttttttctaatgtctctgtggctcatttgggtactcggcttccacctatgtctccttgtgtgtgtaccacccgtgttaaataatccatccttgtctacccctgtctattcccatgagaattttgtatgtggtgatcatgtctccccgagttcttgtgtcttccagcgacgtgagtagTGGTGGGGAGTGAgtgagttagtgtgtgtgtgtgtatgtgcgcacGAGCTAACTGGTCTGCCTGCCACAGGACAGCAGGTGGAGACTGCCCTGCCTAATTGGCAAGTGGTCAGTCTGATTCTATTCATATTCAAATGAGCTTTTAAGACATCCTGATTCTGGATACGCCTCTTGTGGGTTTTTTCCATCGACACTTGGGGCTGGCAGTTAACTTACACCTGGCAATCAACCACTCAGACAAGAGGACCAGCAATGGTGgaccgtacccccccccccccctatacacacacacacgtgccctcCTTCAAACACCAGGTGCTGGTGACCATCTCAAGACTCCAACACTAAGTGCTGGTGACCACTACCCACCAAAACCAGGTTTACCTACAGTGTTAGTTCCAAGAATCAATGTCCCTGGAGCCCGGTCtatgaccaggtctcctggttggtggtctggtcaaccaggctgttagatgcagCTTCTTGTAGTCTGATCTAGTTTTCTTTTGAAAAGTCTTGATGTCGATAGATGTCTCTCTTaacgtacctattgcacctctacttTTTAACAGTGGGTATTTTGCATTTTTTACCATAACCTGATCTGGTGAGGTGATATTTCCTTGTgctgatttggaaccagtcccgcTATTATTTTTAAACTGTGAATTAATAAGTATTTCTCTCGCCTGTACTTGGTTTCTCTCACCAATCTTTCAAAGATTGTTATATTGTGTGATGTTATTATTGTTATGTTATGATTGTTATGATGTGTGCTATTAGCCAATATTTTTTTTCACCTGCCTTGTGGTCTTCCTCCTTTGTGGAATGGCACGATCACTGCTGTTTTAAGTATGTTATATCAGTGTTAAGACCGTTATCTATATTCCATCTCCAAATGATGTTTGTACATCACACACAGATGTTTG
This genomic window from Procambarus clarkii isolate CNS0578487 chromosome 26, FALCON_Pclarkii_2.0, whole genome shotgun sequence contains:
- the Egfr gene encoding epidermal growth factor receptor isoform X2, which codes for MARVLEPAYLLLALCAAFASGWADKSTDFIKGKICIGTTGRMSVPSNRDHHYRNLRDRFINCTYVDGNLELTWLQDENLDLSFLQYIREVTGYLLISHVDVKKIVLPSLQIIRGRTLFKVSVNDESFALLVTLSKMHTLEMPALRDILQGSVGVINNYNLCHMETIVWKEIMSDASAQYMFVYNFTEPQRTCHCDKACKKGCWGEGEHNCQKFSKLTCSPQCSQGRCYGPGPRDCCHLFCAGGCTGPTQRDCLACGNFYDDGECKLECPPMQRYNTITYSWETNPNGKYAYGATCVKNCPEHLLKDNGACVRSCPKGKKAVDGECVPCSGPCPKTCPGDKFINAGNIDTFKGCTIFDGSLTIMDHSFDGYQNVFPNYTFGEKYPRMHPSKLEVLSTLKEVTGYINIQATHPEFTNLSFLRNLEVIGGRVLTEYFSSLYIIKTSLKSLNLRSLNRIRSGKVCILENKELCFIEKINWKKFIGNGDDTKANSLTLLQNNADSEQCMAEGLVCHNECSDEGCWGTGENECLSCRNFKLGERCLNNCNISGIYQIDKKVCGFCHEECASSCHGPDSSHCNQCENVKDGPYCVERCPDTKYNDNGECRLCHENCVGGCNGPENTIGKHGCTSCKKAVINGDLEVQYCLSENESCPNGYFSEWVVHQETGDLRRLAGKTICRRCHPRCKNCTAYGFHISVCHECVSYRRGEHCEDECPQDHYADEKLHECFKCSSECSNGCSGPLESECQTCRNYRIYLDGEPGMNNTKFTCTAFCPSELPYKIFPEDASDPYCGKDPLPLPMDDESIPAILGGTLGCVFLLCTFLAVFCYLWWQRNKTKEAALKMTMTMMPYDDNEPLKPTNIKPNLAKLRIVKEAELRKGGILGYGAFGTVYKGVWVPEGENVKIPVAIKVLREGTGTNVNKEILEEAYIMASVDHPNLLQLLAVCMTTQIMLVTQLMPLGCLLDYVRNNKDKIGSKPLLNWCTQIARGMAYLEDRRLVHRDLAARNVLVQTPNCVKITDFGLAKLLDYNEDEYKAAGGKMPIKWLALECIQHRIFTHKSDVWAFGVTVWEILAYGGRPYEDIPAREVPDLLEKGERLPQPAICTIDVYMLMIRCWMLDAESRPSFRELAEEFAKMARDPGRFLVIPGDKLMRLPSYTPQDERELIRSLSSAIEGEGIVMAAEEYLQPKYGSGSVGVTGTTTTSSTSTSDPTTPVKKTAGGYTLGVGAEYISGRAESPQNRHNLQRERKYAHLEAGAVGSPGQRPRGDSLTSRYCSDPLKMLGKDVGDDDCFNGHGPPQSAPSYGWVGDLRLDLPVDEDDYLMPSPQPSGLATVGPSHQHYMDLMADAPDGRRNDHNQIRGFKGPNGTAGQQWVGMDNPEYHMMNARAQMYAGRRIHPQQTVGVPVLEPGRFSSYGGSSGHSSVSSNGHTQHHPPQEMPHEYYNELSPHSPHTLAARSETTV
- the Egfr gene encoding epidermal growth factor receptor isoform X4; translated protein: MARVLEPAYLLLALCAAFASGWADKSTDFIKGKICIGTTGRMSVPSNRDHHYRNLRDRFINCTYVDGNLELTWLQDENLDLSFLQYIREVTGYLLISHVDVKKIVLPSLQIIRGRTLFKVSVNDESFALLVTLSKMHTLEMPALRDILQGSVGVINNYNLCHMETIVWKEIMSDASAQYMFVYNFTEPQRTCHCDKACKKGCWGEGEHNCQKFSKLTCSPQCSQGRCYGPGPRDCCHLFCAGGCTGPTQRDCLACGNFYDDGECKLECPPMQRYNTITYSWETNPNGKYAYGATCVKNCPEHLLKDNGACVRSCPKGKKAVDGECVPCSGPCPKTCPGDKFINAGNIDTFKGCTIFDGSLTIMDHSFDGYQNVFPNYTFGEKYPRMHPSKLEVLSTLKEVTGYINIQATHPEFTNLSFLRNLEVIGGRVLTEYFSSLYIIKTSLKSLNLRSLNRIRSGKVCILENKELCFIEKINWKKFIGNGDDTKANSLTLLQNNADSEQCMAEGLVCHNECSDEGCWGTGENECLSCRNFKLGERCLNNCNISGIYQIDKKVCGFCHEECASSCHGPDSSHCNQCENVKDGPYCVERCPDTKYNDNGECRLCHENCVGGCNGPENTIGKHGCTSCKKAVINGDLEVQYCLSENESCPNGYFSEWVVHQETGDLRRLAGKTICRRCHPRCKNCTAYGFHISVCHECVSYRRGEHCEDECPQDHYADEKLHECFKCSSECSNGCSGPLESECQTCRNYRIYLDGEPGMNNTKFTCTAFCPSELPYKIFPEDASDPYCGKDPLPLPMDDESIPAILGGTLGCVFLLCTFLAVFCYLWWQRNKTKEAALKMTMTMMPYDDNEPLKPTNIKPNLAKLRIVKEAELRKGGILGYGAFGTVYKGVWVPEGENVKIPVAIKVLREGTGTNVNKEILEEAYIMASVDHPNLLQLLAVCMTTQIMLVTQLMPLGCLLDYVRNNKDKIGSKPLLNWCTQIARGMAYLEDRRLVHRDLAARNVLVQTPNCVKITDFGLAKLLDYNEDEYKAAGGKMPIKWLALECIQHRIFTHKSDVWAFGVTVWEILAYGGRPYEDIPAREVPDLLEKGERLPQPAICTIDVYMLMIRCWMLDAESRPSFRELAEEFAKMARDPGRFLVIPGDKLMRLPSYTPQDERELIRSLSSAIEGEGIVMAAEEYLQPKYGSGSVGVTGTTTTSSTSTSDPTTPVKKTAGGYTLGVGAEYISGRAESPQNRHNLQRERKYAHLEAGAVGSPGQRPRGDSLTSRYCSDPLKMLDVGDDDCFNGHGPPQSAPSYGWVGDLRLDLPVDEDDYLMPSPQPSGLATVGPSHQHYMDLMADAPDGRRNDHNQIRGFKGPNGTAGQQWVGMDNPEYHMMNARAQMYAGRRIHPQQTVGVPVLEPGRFSSYGGSSGHSSVSSNGHTQHHPPQEMPHEYYNELSPHSPHTLAARSETTV
- the Egfr gene encoding epidermal growth factor receptor isoform X3 — protein: MGPGDAASSPCRMLLAGLMLLSMLQPGAQAVIEERVCIGTTGRMSVPSNRDHHYRNLRDRFINCTYVDGNLELTWLQDENLDLSFLQYIREVTGYLLISHVDVKKIVLPSLQIIRGRTLFKVSVNDESFALLVTLSKMHTLEMPALRDILQGSVGVINNYNLCHMETIVWKEIMSDASAQYMFVYNFTEPQRTCHCDKACKKGCWGEGEHNCQKFSKLTCSPQCSQGRCYGPGPRDCCHLFCAGGCTGPTQRDCLACGNFYDDGECKLECPPMQRYNTITYSWETNPNGKYAYGATCVKNCPEHLLKDNGACVRSCPKGKKAVDGECVPCSGPCPKTCPGDKFINAGNIDTFKGCTIFDGSLTIMDHSFDGYQNVFPNYTFGEKYPRMHPSKLEVLSTLKEVTGYINIQATHPEFTNLSFLRNLEVIGGRVLTEYFSSLYIIKTSLKSLNLRSLNRIRSGKVCILENKELCFIEKINWKKFIGNGDDTKANSLTLLQNNADSEQCMAEGLVCHNECSDEGCWGTGENECLSCRNFKLGERCLNNCNISGIYQIDKKVCGFCHEECASSCHGPDSSHCNQCENVKDGPYCVERCPDTKYNDNGECRLCHENCVGGCNGPENTIGKHGCTSCKKAVINGDLEVQYCLSENESCPNGYFSEWVVHQETGDLRRLAGKTICRRCHPRCKNCTAYGFHISVCHECVSYRRGEHCEDECPQDHYADEKLHECFKCSSECSNGCSGPLESECQTCRNYRIYLDGEPGMNNTKFTCTAFCPSELPYKIFPEDASDPYCGKDPLPLPMDDESIPAILGGTLGCVFLLCTFLAVFCYLWWQRNKTKEAALKMTMTMMPYDDNEPLKPTNIKPNLAKLRIVKEAELRKGGILGYGAFGTVYKGVWVPEGENVKIPVAIKVLREGTGTNVNKEILEEAYIMASVDHPNLLQLLAVCMTTQIMLVTQLMPLGCLLDYVRNNKDKIGSKPLLNWCTQIARGMAYLEDRRLVHRDLAARNVLVQTPNCVKITDFGLAKLLDYNEDEYKAAGGKMPIKWLALECIQHRIFTHKSDVWAFGVTVWEILAYGGRPYEDIPAREVPDLLEKGERLPQPAICTIDVYMLMIRCWMLDAESRPSFRELAEEFAKMARDPGRFLVIPGDKLMRLPSYTPQDERELIRSLSSAIEGEGIVMAAEEYLQPKYGSGSVGVTGTTTTSSTSTSDPTTPVKKTAGGYTLGVGAEYISGRAESPQNRHNLQRERKYAHLEAGAVGSPGQRPRGDSLTSRYCSDPLKMLDVGDDDCFNGHGPPQSAPSYGWVGDLRLDLPVDEDDYLMPSPQPSGLATVGPSHQHYMDLMADAPDGRRNDHNQIRGFKGPNGTAGQQWVGMDNPEYHMMNARAQMYAGRRIHPQQTVGVPVLEPGRFSSYGGSSGHSSVSSNGHTQHHPPQEMPHEYYNELSPHSPHTLAARSETTV